From Paenibacillus sp. PK3_47, the proteins below share one genomic window:
- a CDS encoding extracellular solute-binding protein, with protein sequence MKKRSFMLGVMVAAASVLSACGNGENEEAAAESGSTITISLMHRYQESNIGKSPEDTAVLDGLQRFRADYPNVEIIEEQLQNEDYSIKAQALAAADDMPDVFIVPGSWMDNFVTNEIVLPLNGEMDKRPEWRDGYRPGTLDAGTREGQVYGIPIAAGPTHLIYYNADMFGSVGYDQFPSTWPELMDAGEKLKEKGINLFSYGDKSKGYAMSSWISALTDRINGPDWTESILNGGGAKFTDDGFVKGISMMSELAKAGYLNKDLNSVDTDTMVNYYFEGRSAAFVSGIWSAMNVVNNAPEEITSATRVAVFPGVEGGLGNPLSSSGGAGVYYSVNSGIEAGEKLDAIMTMLDYMTGADSAKLMAEVGGFPAYDPGEFDKSKLHPVAQAAYEASAAADATKIFDLWFDASIVEVLNTGIQGVMAGSSTPEQLAEETQQAYETLLNKP encoded by the coding sequence TTGAAAAAACGGTCATTCATGCTGGGGGTAATGGTGGCAGCAGCGTCTGTGCTGAGTGCTTGCGGAAACGGGGAGAATGAAGAAGCGGCAGCCGAAAGCGGCAGTACCATTACAATATCGCTGATGCACAGGTATCAGGAATCCAATATCGGCAAAAGTCCCGAGGATACTGCAGTGCTTGACGGATTGCAGCGGTTCCGGGCAGATTATCCGAATGTCGAGATTATAGAAGAGCAGCTTCAGAACGAGGACTACTCGATTAAAGCTCAGGCACTGGCAGCGGCGGACGATATGCCCGATGTGTTCATCGTGCCCGGCTCCTGGATGGATAATTTCGTGACTAACGAAATCGTACTTCCCTTGAACGGCGAAATGGATAAGCGTCCTGAGTGGCGCGACGGTTACCGCCCGGGAACACTGGATGCCGGAACCCGCGAAGGGCAAGTGTACGGTATACCGATTGCAGCCGGTCCTACACATCTCATCTATTATAATGCTGATATGTTCGGAAGTGTAGGCTATGACCAGTTCCCGTCTACCTGGCCGGAGCTGATGGATGCCGGAGAAAAACTGAAAGAGAAAGGAATCAACCTGTTTTCTTACGGAGACAAATCCAAGGGCTATGCCATGTCCAGCTGGATCAGTGCTTTGACCGACCGGATTAACGGTCCCGATTGGACCGAATCCATTCTGAACGGCGGCGGTGCCAAATTTACCGATGACGGTTTTGTCAAAGGCATCAGCATGATGAGTGAGCTGGCTAAAGCAGGTTATCTGAACAAGGATTTAAATTCTGTAGATACTGACACGATGGTCAATTATTATTTTGAAGGCCGCTCAGCAGCATTTGTCAGCGGCATCTGGTCCGCGATGAATGTCGTGAACAATGCCCCCGAAGAGATTACGTCAGCGACCCGGGTCGCGGTGTTCCCGGGTGTGGAAGGCGGACTTGGTAATCCGCTTAGTTCTTCCGGAGGCGCCGGCGTCTATTACAGTGTTAACTCCGGTATAGAAGCAGGGGAGAAGCTGGATGCCATCATGACGATGCTGGATTATATGACCGGTGCGGACAGCGCCAAGCTGATGGCAGAAGTCGGCGGCTTTCCTGCCTATGATCCCGGTGAATTCGATAAAAGCAAGCTGCATCCGGTAGCCCAGGCTGCTTACGAGGCAAGTGCTGCAGCGGATGCGACTAAGATTTTCGACCTCTGGTTTGATGCTTCGATCGTAGAGGTACTGAATACAGGGATTCAAGGTGTGATGGCAGGCTCCAGTACACCGGAACAGCTGGCTGAGGAAACCCAGCAGGCCTATGAGACATTATTGAACAAACCTTAA
- a CDS encoding GntR family transcriptional regulator: protein MTKRKELEIYRHIKLAITQHKILPNSQLVEDALAEAFEVSRTPIRNVLRRLAMEKLVTVIPYRGAFVSCPSVEEAREVFEMRRVIETSMVRKLCTMVKPEQLKPLEVLIHEEHQASHEGDIVGALDVTVDIHLKLAELTDNYYYYHFLEELVSLTSVIIALYGTNQSFCHDHVDLLEAVMQQDGELAARIMTDHLWQIERSLNFAETATNVLNFKEIFQK from the coding sequence ATGACCAAAAGGAAGGAGTTGGAAATCTACCGGCACATCAAACTGGCGATCACACAGCATAAGATACTGCCTAACTCGCAGCTTGTGGAGGATGCGCTGGCAGAAGCTTTTGAAGTCAGCAGGACGCCGATAAGAAATGTGCTGCGGAGGCTCGCGATGGAGAAGCTGGTTACGGTTATTCCTTACCGGGGAGCCTTTGTCTCTTGTCCCAGCGTCGAGGAAGCCAGAGAGGTCTTCGAAATGCGAAGAGTGATTGAAACTTCGATGGTCCGGAAGCTGTGCACGATGGTAAAGCCGGAGCAATTAAAACCGCTGGAGGTTCTGATCCATGAGGAACACCAGGCCAGCCACGAAGGCGACATTGTAGGTGCGCTGGATGTTACTGTAGATATCCATCTTAAACTGGCGGAGCTGACGGATAACTATTATTATTATCATTTTCTCGAAGAGCTGGTCTCGCTGACTTCAGTTATCATTGCCCTCTACGGGACCAATCAGAGCTTCTGTCATGATCACGTTGACTTACTGGAAGCTGTAATGCAGCAGGACGGAGAGCTTGCTGCGCGTATTATGACAGATCATCTATGGCAAATTGAACGCTCGCTGAATTTCGCCGAAACGGCAACCAATGTCCTGAATTTCAAAGAGATCTTTCAGAAGTGA